The stretch of DNA TCGACGGTCTCTCCCTTCATGCGCAGCCCCATGAGGTACGCGGCAATCTGGGCTGAGGTCGCCGCACCGTCCATGATCTCGCCCATGACGGCTTCAGCCTGTTGCTCGGTGAGATCCGACCGTTCGGCTACTGTATGGATGGCGTCTTTGATCATGAGGGGTGCGATCAGGATCGGCTATCGGCAATCAGTCAGAAGACCCCGCAGAGAACACTGATTGCAGCTGGTCGACGGCTGTGGGCTAGAGTTTCAAGAAATTCCTGAGCAGCTCCTTGCCCGCGGTGGTGAGGATCGACTCCGGATGGAATTGCACCCCCTCGATGCCCAACGTCTTATGCCGCATTCCCATAATCTCCCCTTCAGCCGTCTCGGCGCTAATCTCGAAACAGTCCGGGAGATTCTTGCGGTTCACAATGAGCGAATGATAGCGGGTGGCCTCAAACGGGTTCGGAAGGTTGCGGAAAATGGTGCGACCATCGTGGCGCACCATAGAGGTCTTGCCATGCATCAGACGCTCGGCACGAATCACTTCGCCACCGAACGCGACCGCCAACGATTGGTGTCCGAGACAGACGCCCAGCAACGGCAATTTGCCCCCAAAATATCGAATCGCCTCCACCGATATACCTGCCTCGTTCGGCGTGCAAGGGCCGGGCGAAATGACCAGCCGGCGCGGCTTCAACGCCTCGATCTCCTGGATGGAAATCTTGTCGTTCCGGTAGACGACCACATCTTCCCCCAACTCGCCGAAATATTGCACGAGGTTGTAGGTGAAGGAGTCGTAATTGTCGATCATCAACAACATATGAATGCTCGGAGCGTATGGCAGATGGCTTATAGCACGGACAAGAAGGTTTCTTCCCATCAGCTATATGCTATTGGCCATGCGCTCTTCTCCTATTCCAATCCCTGCTCGGCGAGTTCGATCGCTTTCATCATCGCCCGCGCCTTGTTGCAGGTTTCTTCATATTCATGTTCGGGGTTCGAGTCGGCCACGATGCCCGCGCCGGCTTGAATATAGGCCTGCCTCCCCTTGATGACGACGGTCCGGATGTTGATACACATGTCCATATTGCCGGAGAAACCGAAATACCCCACAGCGCCCGCATAGGGACCACGGCGCGTCGGTTCCAACTCCTCGATAATTTCCATCGCGCGAATCTTCGGCGCCCCCGACACGGTCCCCGCCGGAAAGCAGGCCCGCATGACGTCGTACACCGATTTGCCCTTTTCCAATTGGCCCGTCACCTGCGACACGATATGCATGACGTGAGAATACCGTTCGACCTGCATCAGCGACTCGACTTTCACCGAACCGCGCGCCGCCACTCGTCCCACGTCGTTCCGGCCCAGATCCACCAGCATCACATGTTCCGCCCGTTCTTTTTCATCCGCCAGCAGACGTCGTCCGAGTTCTTGATCTTCTTCCGGCGTCTGCCCGCGACGACGCGTGCCGGCAATGGGACGCAACGAGATCTGCCCATCTTCACACCGCACCAGCGTTTCCGGCGAGGATCCCACCAACTCCACGCCGGCCACACGCAGATAATACATGTAGGGCGAGGGATTGATGACCCGGAGGGCACGATAGAGCTGAAATGGCGTCGTATGGATCTGTGTTTCCCAGCGCTGCGACAGGACCGCTTGCACGATATCGCCCGAACGGATGTACTCCTTGGTCCGCGTGACCATCTTCTCGAAATCGGCCTTGTTCATGTTGGAAGTGAAGGTAATCGGCTTCCGGCGGCGCTTCTGGCGTGGTTGCCGCAGCGGCCGCTTCAACCGCGCGATCATCTTTTCGATCCGCGCCGTCGCATGACGATAGGCGTCACGGATATCCCGTTCCTTGGTCGATTCCAGATAGGCGTTCGCGACGACTTTGATTTTCTGCGACACGTTGTCGAAGATCAGCAGTGTATCGGTCAGCAGAAAAGCGAAGTCCGGCATTCCGAGACTGTCTCGACGCAGCGCCGGCAGCTCCTCGAACGTCCGCACCATATCGTAGCTGAAGTAGCCGACCGCGCCGCCGACGAACCGGGGCAGGCCGGGCACCGTCACCGGGCGATACGCTTCCATCAATTCCCGCAGCCGCTCCAACGGGTTGCCGCGGCTCTGAATCCGTAGATTCTTCTTCCCGCGGGTCAACACCAGATCGCCCTTCTCTTCACGAACCACGGCCGAGGAGCCGCTGCCCAAGAACGAATACCGTGCCCAATTTTCACCGCCGGCCACACTCTCCAGCAGATAGGCCGTCGGCCCATGGTCGATCTTGGCAAACGCCGACACAGGCGTCTCATAGTCCGCCAAAATCTCCCGATAGAGCGGAATCAAATTGCCTTCCGCCGCCAGGGCTCGAAACTCATCCAGGGTGAGAGAGTATTGCTGTCTACTCATACGACACGACCACGTCGCACTAAGGCCGGCTGACAATCAACTTCTGCCCGACTACGACCGTGTTATTCTCTAGATTGTTCCACTTCCGCAATTGATCCGCACCGACATGGTACTTCAGCCCGATACGATACAACGTTTCACCGGAACGCACGGTGTGGGTGGTGCCGGCTGCGGGCGCTGCTGCCGCACCGAGCGCATCCGCTGCCGTCTGCTCGTGACCGAATGTATCCTTGGCCGCTTCCTTCGCGGGCTCCAGCCCCAAGTCCGACGCCACATCATCGACGGCGGTCGTAAAGTCCTTCTTCAACGCCGACACGGCCTTCTTGCTCTTGGACGGAATCGTCGTCAGGCGCTTCATGTCTTCATGCGCCCGCTTCTCCAGCAGGCTCGCTTCCTTCATCGCCTGCGCCTCTTCCTGAATCTGAGCCGCCTGCTGACGCACCGCTTCCACCTGCGCGCCGAGTTCGCGATTCCGCGCCTCATAGTCACCCAGCTCGCGCTTGCTTCGTTTGACTTCACTGTCTAATTCGGCGCTTCGTTTCTCTTCCTGCGCCAGAAGTCGCTGGAAGTTCAGGCTGCGCGCTTTCTCGGCTTCATACTTCTCCGACATCACGCACCCGCTCAGATTCAAGCCGGTCAATACAAGCAGACCGATGGGAACTACCACTGCGCGTCTCATCCGTCCGTTTCGCTCACTCATCATGTCGCTCCTTCGTTGCTGCCCACTCAAGGGAAGGCTTTCCAATGCCATCAAGACAACCATCGCGTAGCGCATCCGCTTCCAATTCGCAGCCTTTGAAAGTCGGTAGAATACGGTCCAAGGCAGCGAAAGTCAAAGTGAAATGGGCCGATCGGACGTTTGACCCCCTCCCCGCCCCTATGCTACCGTTCGCACGAGATTGCCGTTCCGCCCATTCTATCCAATCGACGACACGAAAGACCATGTCATCCACACAACCAGCCGCTCCCCGAACACTCGCCATCGAGGGCATCACGCTCCACCTCGCTCAGCCCATGACGATGGGCCAGGAATGGATCGGGAACCGGGAGGTGTTGAAACAGCTGCTGGCCTGCTGGCTGGTGATCGACGAGCGTGACCTGCCGCTGTCTCCCCGCATCACCGGTCAGCCGGGGATCGGCAAGACCACCCTGGCGATGGCGGGGGCCCGCGAACGCAAGCAGGATCTCTATGTGTTTCAGTGCACCGCCGATACCCGCCCGGAAGACCTGCTGATCACGCCTGTCCTGGCGGAATCCGGCACCATCAGTTACCACGCCTCACCGCTGACTACCGCGGTGCTCACGGGCAGCATCTGCGTGCTGGACGAGGGCAACCGCATGAATGAAAAAAGCTGGGCCTCTCTTGCCTCGCTCCTGGATCACCGGCGCTGCGTGGAATCCATCATCGCGGGCATTTTGATCCGGGCCCATGCCGATTTCCGCTGCTGCGTGACCATGAACGAAGATGCGTCCACCTACGAGGTGCCCGACTATATCCTGTCGCGCTTGCAACCGACATTGGGCATGGGCTTCCCCGCGCGCGAAGACGAGCTGGCGATTCTTCGGTACCATTTGCCCTTTGCCCCGGCGGAGATGCTGGCCATGACCGTCGAATTTCTCCAGGAAGCCCACCAGCTCAGCCTAGAATATTCCGTGCGCGACGGCATCCATCTGCTGCAGTATGCACTGAAGCGTCGTGCGCAGGACCCGGCGCACCCGCTGTCGGCCGATGCCGCCTGGCGGGAATCACTGATCAAAGTCCTGGGCGACGAAGCACTCGACCTGCCGACTCAGTCACGCCGACGCAAGCGTGCCTTGGGCGACCAGGCCCTGCCGCAAGGCCTCGGCGATTTCTTTTTCGAAAGCGACGACCCCCTACATCCCGGCCGATAATGGCAGTGTCATCCTCCACCGCCGACTCCGTCTTCCGCCTCTCACCGCGCATCGAATTGTTCCCGCTTCTGCATGGAAGCGGAGATGTCGCTCAAGAGGTGCGCGACCGGCTGACCGACCGC from Nitrospira sp. encodes:
- the pabA gene encoding aminodeoxychorismate/anthranilate synthase component II; protein product: MLLMIDNYDSFTYNLVQYFGELGEDVVVYRNDKISIQEIEALKPRRLVISPGPCTPNEAGISVEAIRYFGGKLPLLGVCLGHQSLAVAFGGEVIRAERLMHGKTSMVRHDGRTIFRNLPNPFEATRYHSLIVNRKNLPDCFEISAETAEGEIMGMRHKTLGIEGVQFHPESILTTAGKELLRNFLKL
- the trpE gene encoding anthranilate synthase component I, which translates into the protein MSRQQYSLTLDEFRALAAEGNLIPLYREILADYETPVSAFAKIDHGPTAYLLESVAGGENWARYSFLGSGSSAVVREEKGDLVLTRGKKNLRIQSRGNPLERLRELMEAYRPVTVPGLPRFVGGAVGYFSYDMVRTFEELPALRRDSLGMPDFAFLLTDTLLIFDNVSQKIKVVANAYLESTKERDIRDAYRHATARIEKMIARLKRPLRQPRQKRRRKPITFTSNMNKADFEKMVTRTKEYIRSGDIVQAVLSQRWETQIHTTPFQLYRALRVINPSPYMYYLRVAGVELVGSSPETLVRCEDGQISLRPIAGTRRRGQTPEEDQELGRRLLADEKERAEHVMLVDLGRNDVGRVAARGSVKVESLMQVERYSHVMHIVSQVTGQLEKGKSVYDVMRACFPAGTVSGAPKIRAMEIIEELEPTRRGPYAGAVGYFGFSGNMDMCINIRTVVIKGRQAYIQAGAGIVADSNPEHEYEETCNKARAMMKAIELAEQGLE
- a CDS encoding LysM peptidoglycan-binding domain-containing protein, yielding MMSERNGRMRRAVVVPIGLLVLTGLNLSGCVMSEKYEAEKARSLNFQRLLAQEEKRSAELDSEVKRSKRELGDYEARNRELGAQVEAVRQQAAQIQEEAQAMKEASLLEKRAHEDMKRLTTIPSKSKKAVSALKKDFTTAVDDVASDLGLEPAKEAAKDTFGHEQTAADALGAAAAPAAGTTHTVRSGETLYRIGLKYHVGADQLRKWNNLENNTVVVGQKLIVSRP
- a CDS encoding MoxR family ATPase, with translation MSSTQPAAPRTLAIEGITLHLAQPMTMGQEWIGNREVLKQLLACWLVIDERDLPLSPRITGQPGIGKTTLAMAGARERKQDLYVFQCTADTRPEDLLITPVLAESGTISYHASPLTTAVLTGSICVLDEGNRMNEKSWASLASLLDHRRCVESIIAGILIRAHADFRCCVTMNEDASTYEVPDYILSRLQPTLGMGFPAREDELAILRYHLPFAPAEMLAMTVEFLQEAHQLSLEYSVRDGIHLLQYALKRRAQDPAHPLSADAAWRESLIKVLGDEALDLPTQSRRRKRALGDQALPQGLGDFFFESDDPLHPGR